TCTCTCTTTATCAATTTCTTCAAAGTTCAAACCTGAATCTTTTACTGCTTCTTTTGAAGCAGCCATAACAAAATGACAAAATCTATCCATTCTTCTTGCTTCTTTTTTTTCAATGTAATCTTCAGGATTGAAATCTTTAACCTCTGCTGCTAATTTGGCTTTAAAGTCAGTATTATCAAATAGTGTTATTTCATCAATTCCACACTTACCATTTTTAATGGAATTCCAAAATGTTTCTACATCATTTCCTACAGGTGTAATTGCTCCCATACCTGTGATAACTACTCTTCTACTCATACGCTTCTCCTACCTTTACACTTTTTAATTTATACTTATTAATAAAAGTCTACTGCATTACCATACCGCCATCTACATTTATAACCTGCCCTGTTATATATGAAGCCATATCCGATGCTAAAAATCCCACTAAATTAGCTACATCTTCTGGTGAACCTAATACCTTCAAAGGAATAGTATCTTTTATATTTTCTTTAAGCTTATCAGAAAGTATCTCCGTCATATCTGTCTGTATAAAACCAGGTGCTACAGCATTAACGGTAATACCTCTGCTTCCAAGCTCTCTAGCTGCTGACTTAGTAAGTCCTAAAATTCCTGCCTTTGCAGAAGAATAATTCAATTGTCCAAAATTTCCTGTAATTCCTACTACAGAAGAAATATTTATTATCTTTCCAGCCTTCTGCTTTAACATTATACTACTTACATGCTTTATAGTATTAAAAGTTCCCTTTAAGTTTACATTTATTACGCTGTCAAAGTCTTCTTCCTTCATCCTAAGCAGCAAAGTATCTTTAGTAATCCCTGCATTATTAACTAATATATCAACACTGCCAAATGTGTCCTTAGCAGATTTTACAAGTTTCTCTGCTTCTTCAAATTTACTTACATCTGCTTGAACAGCTATGCCCTTTACACCTTTTTCCTTTATTTCCTCTAGAAGTTCTTCTATGCCATTAGTACTGCTTCTATAATTTACAACCAAATTTGCTCCCATATCTGCCAGTTTAAGGGCTATAGCTTTTCCAATACCTCTACTGGCACCAGTTACTATTGCAGTTCTCTCTTTTAGACTACAACATTTCATTAAGATCCCCTCCTATTCTGCAATGTTTTCTATACACTTATTTAAACTATTTAAATCTTCTATGTTAAAAGTTTTAAGTTTTCGGTTTATTTTTTTTACAAATCCAGTAAGTACTTTTCCAGGTCCAATCTCTATAAATTTATCTACTCCGTCATCTATCATTCTATTTATAGTATCCTCCCAAAGTACAGAACTCATAACCTGTCTTCTCAATAATTCCTTAATATCTTTTTCTTCTTTAATGTAGTTACCTGTAACATTAGTTATTACAGGAAGCTTTAGTTTATTTACAGATATATTTTCAAGTTCTAATGCTAGTTTATCTGATGCTGGCTTTAGCATAGATGTATGAAAAGGTCCACTTACCTGAAGCATTACTACTTTTCTTGCACCTGCTTTTTTGGCAAATTCTGCCGCTGATTCTACTGCTGCTACTTCTCCAGCAATAGCAATTTGACCTGGGCAATTAAAATTAGCTGGTTCCACTATACCTTTATCACTTGCATCTTTGCAAACTTCTCTAACTTTATCACTGTCAAGTCCTAAAACAGCAGCCATAGCACCTTTTCCCTGAGGTACAGCTTCTTGCATATACTTACCTCTTTTCTTTACAAGCTTTACTGCCTCTTGAAAGTCAAATACTCCGCTATAAACAAGGGCTGAATATTCACCAAGACTTAATCCTGCTGCAACATCGGCATTTATTCCTTTACTTTCTAAAGCTTTGAGAGCAGCTATACTAGTAGTTAAAATAGCTGGCTGCGTATTTTCAGTTTTATCTAATTCTTCTTTACTACCTTGAAAACAAATCTCACTTATTTTAAAACCTAATGCCTCATCAGCCTTGTCAAATATATTTTTACTTTCTTGAAAATTATCATAAAGTTCTTTTCCCATACCTACATATTGTGCACCCTGACCAGAAAACAAAAATGCTACTTTTCCCATAATATTATTTCTCCATCCTTTAAAATGTTTATATTAATGATCTAAATTATAAAGTTTTAATCTTTTCAAGTGTTTTATCTGCTTCTAAAAACATCTCTTTTATTATATCTTTACAATCCTGCTTTTTGCAAACGAGCCCTGCTATCTGCCCAGCCATAATAGAACCCATATTTACATCGCCCTCCTTAACTGCCTTAGGCAAAGCACCTCTCCCTAATTCTTCATATTTTTCAATTTCTGCTCTTTCCTTTTCAAGAATTTGAAATTGTCTAGTAAGCTTATTACGCAGAACCCTTACAGGATGTCCAGTAGGTCTTCCTGTAACCACTGAATCGATATCCTTTGCTTTTATAACCTTTTCTTTATAATTTTCATGTACTGTACATTCATTAGCTACTAAAAATCTCGTTCCAACTTGAACGCCTACAGCACCAAGCATAAATGCAGCTGCAACACCTCTTCCATCACCAACACCACCAGCTGCAATTACTGGAATATTAACAGCATC
This genomic window from Clostridium pasteurianum DSM 525 = ATCC 6013 contains:
- the fabG gene encoding 3-oxoacyl-[acyl-carrier-protein] reductase, with the protein product MKCCSLKERTAIVTGASRGIGKAIALKLADMGANLVVNYRSSTNGIEELLEEIKEKGVKGIAVQADVSKFEEAEKLVKSAKDTFGSVDILVNNAGITKDTLLLRMKEEDFDSVINVNLKGTFNTIKHVSSIMLKQKAGKIINISSVVGITGNFGQLNYSSAKAGILGLTKSAARELGSRGITVNAVAPGFIQTDMTEILSDKLKENIKDTIPLKVLGSPEDVANLVGFLASDMASYITGQVINVDGGMVMQ
- the fabD gene encoding ACP S-malonyltransferase yields the protein MGKVAFLFSGQGAQYVGMGKELYDNFQESKNIFDKADEALGFKISEICFQGSKEELDKTENTQPAILTTSIAALKALESKGINADVAAGLSLGEYSALVYSGVFDFQEAVKLVKKRGKYMQEAVPQGKGAMAAVLGLDSDKVREVCKDASDKGIVEPANFNCPGQIAIAGEVAAVESAAEFAKKAGARKVVMLQVSGPFHTSMLKPASDKLALELENISVNKLKLPVITNVTGNYIKEEKDIKELLRRQVMSSVLWEDTINRMIDDGVDKFIEIGPGKVLTGFVKKINRKLKTFNIEDLNSLNKCIENIAE